One Sphaerisporangium krabiense DNA segment encodes these proteins:
- a CDS encoding Pls/PosA family non-ribosomal peptide synthetase: protein MTRQADVEDARRPWWPAGRGRDARDSTAPAPAGAGRPGRGRDRLEVLFEEMCDRLRAERRRGAVAVDADGVPLTYDELDARANRLARHLARRGARPGDRIALLFDHGVPAYEGMLAVLKIGATYVPLDPGYPADRLAHILGDAAVRLVLTLSHLRDRLPGAVALCLDEAADAVAAEDGRRLTREERGERPDDLCYIVYTSGSTGRPKGVAVEHASICNFVRVAAEAYGLRRDDRVYQGMTIAFDFSVEEIWVPLMSGATLVPKPPGTSLVGRELREFLQDRGVTALCCVPTLLATLDQDVPGLRFLLVSGEACPPDLVRRWHRPGRRFLNVYGPTEATVTATWTTLHPGRPVTLGVPLPTYSVVILDPDRPRVLPPGELGEIGIAGVGLARGYLNRDDLTARAFIPDFAGLPDNPSGRIYRTGDLGRLTEDGEIEYHGRIDGQVQIHGYRVELAEIESVLLEVPGIAQAVAGTHEPEPGVAELVAYYSARGDAPAPDREEIYAHLRRRLPRYMIPAYLERLAAVPMLPSDKADRAGLPAPTGPRGTSSESPYAAPGTVAEKILADTLARVVHQDQVSVDDHFFDGLGANSMLMARFCARVREEGTLPPVSMKDVYLHPTVRSLAKALTETAPVLAPAEPGAPGLVAPRGGTVRYLLCGVLQLLLFLGYAYAGALAVTACYTWLDGTEDPAELYLRALACGCGLFAGLSLLPIVAKWSLIGRWRPGRFRVWTLAYLRFWTVKTLVRHSPMVLFAGSPLYLMYLRALGARIGPGAVILSRRVPVCTDLLTVGAGTVIRKDAYFSCYRARAGMIEAGPVTLGRDVLVGEFTVLDIGTRMEDGAQLGHSSSLHEGQTVPAGERWHGSPAQPGGAGHPAVAPARCGAARRFRFGLLQLLGTLLLAMPLTVAGSYLLGVLVLEPAGLDGRSTTGWGLVAAALAVSLLLFCGGVAGVLLLVTTVPRLLNLVLTPGRVYPLYGFHYWAHRTVGRLTNTTFLMRMFGDSSFIVHFLRGLGYDLSRASQTGSNFGLELKHESPYLAAVGPGTMVSDGLSLINADYSGTSFRLSPATIGAQTFLGNDVAYPSQSRAGDNCLLATKVMVPVDGPVRHDVGLLGSPCFEIPRSVQRDSRFDHIKTGEELRRRLAAKNRHNAVTIGLYLLVRWGHLFGATLLAMIAASLYGRFGPAVVAAGVLCTLVFSALLLALVEHAATGFRALRPRFCSIYQPYYWRHERFWKLSGTSLLDVYNGTPFKNLVWRLLGVRLGPRVFDDGCHIPERTLVSVGGDCTLSEGALIQAHSLEDGTFKSGRIVIGGGCTIGAKALVHYGVTMGEGAVLDADSFLMKGEEVAPRARWRGNPAVQT, encoded by the coding sequence ATGACCAGACAGGCCGATGTCGAGGACGCCCGGAGGCCGTGGTGGCCCGCCGGGCGCGGCAGGGACGCCCGGGACTCGACCGCGCCCGCGCCGGCGGGCGCGGGACGGCCGGGGCGCGGGCGGGACCGGCTGGAGGTCCTCTTCGAGGAGATGTGCGACCGGCTGCGGGCCGAGCGCCGCCGCGGCGCCGTGGCCGTGGACGCGGACGGCGTCCCGCTCACCTACGACGAGCTGGACGCCCGGGCCAACCGGCTGGCCCGCCACCTCGCCCGGCGCGGCGCGCGTCCCGGCGACAGGATCGCGCTGCTCTTCGACCACGGCGTCCCCGCCTACGAGGGCATGCTCGCCGTCCTCAAGATCGGCGCGACGTACGTGCCGCTCGACCCCGGCTACCCCGCCGACCGGCTCGCCCACATCCTCGGCGACGCCGCGGTGCGGCTGGTGCTCACCCTCTCCCACCTGCGTGACCGCCTGCCCGGCGCCGTCGCGCTGTGCCTGGACGAGGCCGCGGACGCCGTCGCCGCCGAGGACGGCCGGCGCCTGACCCGCGAGGAGCGCGGCGAGCGGCCCGACGACCTGTGCTACATCGTCTACACCTCCGGCTCGACCGGCCGCCCCAAGGGGGTGGCGGTCGAGCACGCGTCCATCTGCAACTTCGTGCGCGTCGCCGCCGAGGCGTACGGGCTGCGGCGCGACGACCGCGTGTACCAGGGCATGACGATCGCCTTCGACTTCTCGGTCGAGGAGATCTGGGTGCCGCTGATGTCCGGGGCCACGCTGGTGCCCAAGCCGCCGGGCACGAGCCTGGTCGGCCGCGAGCTGCGCGAGTTCCTCCAGGACCGCGGCGTCACCGCGCTGTGCTGCGTGCCGACGCTGCTGGCCACCCTGGACCAGGACGTGCCCGGCCTGCGCTTCCTGCTGGTCTCCGGCGAGGCGTGCCCGCCCGACCTCGTGCGGCGCTGGCACCGTCCCGGCCGCAGGTTCCTCAACGTCTACGGGCCGACCGAGGCCACGGTCACCGCGACCTGGACCACGCTGCACCCCGGCAGGCCGGTGACCCTCGGCGTGCCCCTGCCCACCTACTCCGTGGTGATCCTGGACCCGGACCGACCGCGCGTGCTGCCGCCGGGCGAGCTCGGCGAGATCGGCATCGCGGGCGTGGGCCTCGCCCGGGGGTACCTCAACCGGGACGACCTGACCGCGCGGGCGTTCATCCCCGACTTCGCCGGCCTTCCCGACAACCCGTCGGGCCGCATCTACCGGACCGGGGACCTCGGCAGGCTCACCGAGGACGGCGAGATCGAGTACCACGGCCGCATCGACGGCCAGGTGCAGATCCACGGGTACCGGGTCGAGCTGGCCGAGATCGAGTCGGTGCTGCTGGAGGTGCCCGGGATCGCCCAGGCCGTCGCCGGCACCCACGAGCCCGAGCCCGGCGTGGCCGAACTGGTCGCCTACTACAGCGCCCGCGGGGACGCCCCCGCCCCGGACCGGGAGGAGATCTACGCGCACCTGCGCCGCCGCCTCCCCCGCTACATGATCCCCGCGTACCTGGAACGGCTGGCGGCCGTCCCCATGCTGCCCAGCGACAAGGCCGACCGCGCGGGGCTCCCCGCCCCCACCGGGCCCCGGGGCACGTCCTCGGAGAGCCCGTACGCGGCGCCGGGCACGGTCGCGGAGAAGATCCTCGCCGACACGCTGGCGCGGGTCGTCCACCAGGACCAGGTCTCGGTCGACGACCACTTCTTCGACGGGCTCGGCGCGAACTCGATGCTCATGGCGCGGTTCTGCGCCCGGGTGCGCGAGGAGGGGACGCTGCCGCCGGTGTCGATGAAGGACGTCTACCTGCACCCGACCGTACGGAGCCTGGCCAAGGCCCTCACCGAGACCGCCCCCGTCCTCGCGCCGGCCGAGCCCGGCGCGCCCGGGCTCGTGGCGCCGCGCGGCGGCACGGTCCGGTACCTGCTGTGCGGGGTGCTGCAACTGCTGCTGTTCCTCGGGTACGCCTACGCCGGCGCGCTGGCGGTGACCGCGTGCTACACGTGGCTCGACGGCACCGAGGACCCCGCCGAGCTCTACCTACGGGCGCTGGCGTGCGGCTGCGGGCTGTTCGCCGGGCTGTCGCTGCTGCCCATCGTGGCGAAGTGGTCCCTGATCGGCCGGTGGAGACCCGGGCGCTTCCGTGTCTGGACGCTCGCCTACCTGCGGTTCTGGACGGTCAAGACGCTCGTGCGCCACAGCCCGATGGTGCTGTTCGCCGGGTCGCCGCTCTACCTGATGTACCTGAGGGCGCTCGGCGCGCGGATCGGCCCCGGCGCGGTGATCCTCTCGCGGCGCGTCCCGGTCTGCACCGACCTGCTCACCGTGGGCGCGGGGACGGTGATCCGCAAGGACGCGTACTTCTCCTGCTACCGGGCCCGCGCGGGCATGATCGAGGCCGGGCCGGTGACGCTCGGCCGGGACGTGCTCGTCGGCGAGTTCACCGTGCTGGACATCGGGACGCGGATGGAGGACGGGGCGCAGCTCGGCCACTCCTCCTCGCTGCACGAGGGCCAGACGGTGCCGGCCGGGGAACGCTGGCACGGCTCCCCCGCCCAGCCCGGCGGCGCGGGCCACCCTGCGGTGGCCCCGGCCCGGTGCGGCGCGGCGCGCCGGTTCCGGTTCGGGCTGCTGCAACTGCTCGGCACGCTGCTGCTGGCCATGCCGCTGACCGTGGCCGGTTCCTACCTGCTCGGCGTCCTCGTCCTCGAACCCGCCGGGCTGGACGGCCGGAGCACGACCGGGTGGGGCCTGGTCGCCGCGGCGCTCGCCGTGTCGCTGCTGCTGTTCTGCGGCGGCGTCGCCGGGGTGCTCCTCCTGGTCACGACCGTTCCCCGGCTGCTGAACCTCGTGCTCACGCCCGGCCGGGTCTACCCGCTCTACGGCTTCCACTACTGGGCGCACCGGACCGTCGGCCGCCTCACCAACACGACGTTCCTGATGCGGATGTTCGGCGACAGCTCGTTCATCGTCCACTTCCTGCGCGGCCTCGGCTACGACCTGTCCAGGGCGAGCCAGACGGGGTCGAACTTCGGGCTGGAGCTCAAGCACGAGTCGCCGTACCTGGCCGCCGTCGGCCCGGGCACGATGGTCTCCGACGGGCTGTCGCTGATCAACGCGGACTACTCCGGCACCTCGTTCCGGCTGTCCCCGGCGACCATCGGCGCGCAGACGTTCCTCGGCAACGACGTCGCCTACCCGTCACAGAGCAGGGCGGGCGACAACTGCCTGCTCGCGACCAAGGTCATGGTCCCGGTGGACGGGCCCGTGCGGCACGACGTCGGGCTGCTCGGCTCGCCGTGCTTCGAGATCCCGCGCTCGGTGCAGCGCGACAGCCGCTTCGACCACATCAAGACCGGGGAGGAGCTGCGCCGCCGCCTGGCGGCCAAGAACCGGCACAACGCGGTCACCATCGGCCTGTACCTGCTGGTCCGGTGGGGTCACCTCTTCGGCGCGACGCTGCTCGCCATGATCGCGGCGAGCCTGTACGGGCGGTTCGGCCCCGCCGTCGTCGCCGCGGGCGTGCTGTGCACGCTGGTCTTCTCCGCGCTCCTCCTGGCGCTGGTGGAGCACGCCGCGACCGGATTCCGCGCGCTGCGCCCGCGGTTCTGCTCGATCTACCAGCCGTACTACTGGCGGCACGAGCGGTTCTGGAAGCTCAGCGGCACGTCCCTGCTGGACGTCTACAACGGCACCCCGTTCAAGAACCTGGTCTGGCGGCTGCTGGGGGTGCGCCTCGGGCCGCGGGTGTTCGACGACGGCTGCCACATCCCCGAGCGGACCCTGGTGTCCGTCGGCGGCGACTGCACCCTGTCGGAGGGGGCGCTGATCCAGGCCCACTCCCTGGAGGACGGCACGTTCAAGTCCGGCCGCATCGTGATCGGCGGTGGATGCACGATCGGCGCCAAGGCCCTCGTCCACTACGGCGTGACCATGGGCGAGGGCGCGGTCCTGGACGCCGACTCCTTCCTGATGAAGGGCGAGGAGGTCGCCCCGCGGGCCCGCTGGCGCGGGAACCCGGCCGTGCAGACCTAG
- a CDS encoding ATP-binding protein, giving the protein MTSFVGRRREVAEIRSLLAKSRLVTLTGVGGVGKTRLAARVAAEVGRAFPDGVWLAELATLDRPDLLAQTLTDVLRLREGSGGSNLDRLADHLADKKALLILDNCEHVLHECAVLTEELLACAPELRVIATSRQPLHIGGERTMAVLPLPLPEAGGRPLSVDALAQVDAVRLFAERAEAVLPEFAVTEANRDAVERICRRLDGIPLAIELAAVRLRALSVRQLLERLDDRFRLLASGSRAVPPRHQTLRAMVDWSHELCTEPERLLWARASVFAGGLDLEAAEAVCSGGGIAREDVMDLVSGLVEKSVLLREEHPGEVRYRLLETIRQYGKDRLAESGAEEELRRRHRDYYRDLARQAHAHRFGGAQVEWLTRLRLDHANLRAALASYAEDGGPAEARDGLTMAADLLFHWRTCHHVREGRHWLDRGLALVPEPGEPRARALWSAAWLAIVQGDVAAAVAMLEESRRIGEELGLDGLLAYVTLQSGMVALHEGDTGVAAKMFEEALAGHRAAQEEVGQVMALNRLCLTCSFEGDSERAAAYGEEALQICDARGDHVHRAYALIALGVEAWRQGDCPRAAETVKQGLRVVGPLDDWLGVGLCLEVLAWIATGADAHERTARLLGALAAVWRAVGTPLPGFGHLGRYHDETEARARAALGEPAYRAAFAQGLRMSLEEALTYAVAEQACPATPGRAPERAPSPLTRRETEISGLVAEGLSNKEIAARLVIAQRTAEGHIEHILSKLGFHSRAQIAVWVAEQRRAHEGGGDGP; this is encoded by the coding sequence GTGACGAGTTTCGTGGGGCGCCGGCGGGAGGTGGCCGAGATCAGGTCGCTGCTGGCGAAATCCCGCCTGGTGACCCTGACCGGGGTCGGAGGCGTCGGCAAGACGAGGCTGGCCGCCCGCGTCGCGGCCGAGGTCGGCCGCGCCTTCCCCGACGGCGTCTGGCTCGCCGAGCTGGCCACGCTCGACCGTCCTGACCTGCTCGCGCAGACCCTGACCGACGTGCTGCGGCTGCGCGAGGGCTCCGGTGGCTCCAACCTCGACCGGCTCGCCGACCACCTGGCCGACAAGAAGGCGCTGCTGATCCTCGACAACTGCGAGCACGTCCTCCACGAGTGCGCCGTGCTCACCGAGGAACTGCTCGCCTGCGCGCCCGAGCTGCGGGTGATCGCCACCAGCAGGCAGCCGCTGCACATCGGCGGCGAGCGGACGATGGCGGTGCTCCCGCTTCCCCTCCCCGAGGCCGGCGGCCGGCCGCTGTCCGTCGACGCGCTCGCCCAGGTGGACGCCGTGCGGTTGTTCGCCGAGCGGGCCGAGGCCGTGCTTCCCGAGTTCGCGGTCACCGAGGCCAACCGGGACGCCGTGGAACGGATCTGCCGCCGCCTGGACGGAATCCCGCTGGCCATCGAGCTCGCGGCCGTGCGGCTGCGCGCCCTGTCGGTCCGGCAACTGCTCGAACGGCTGGACGACAGGTTCCGGCTGCTCGCCTCGGGGTCCAGGGCGGTGCCACCCCGGCACCAGACGCTGCGCGCCATGGTCGACTGGAGCCACGAGCTCTGCACCGAGCCGGAACGGCTGCTCTGGGCCCGCGCGTCGGTGTTCGCCGGCGGCCTCGACCTGGAGGCGGCCGAGGCGGTCTGCTCCGGCGGCGGCATCGCCCGCGAGGACGTCATGGACCTGGTCAGCGGGCTGGTCGAGAAGTCCGTGCTGCTGCGCGAGGAGCATCCGGGCGAGGTCAGGTACCGCCTGCTGGAGACGATCCGGCAGTACGGCAAGGACCGGCTCGCGGAGTCGGGGGCCGAGGAGGAGCTGCGCCGCCGCCATCGCGACTACTACCGCGACCTGGCGCGCCAGGCGCACGCCCACCGGTTCGGCGGCGCCCAGGTGGAGTGGCTGACCCGGCTGCGGCTCGACCACGCCAACCTGCGGGCCGCGCTCGCCTCCTACGCCGAGGACGGCGGGCCCGCCGAGGCGCGCGACGGCCTCACCATGGCCGCCGACCTGCTCTTCCACTGGAGGACCTGCCACCACGTCCGCGAGGGACGACACTGGCTCGACCGCGGACTCGCGCTCGTCCCCGAGCCCGGCGAGCCCCGTGCCCGCGCGTTGTGGAGCGCCGCCTGGCTCGCGATCGTCCAGGGCGACGTCGCGGCGGCCGTCGCGATGCTGGAGGAGAGCCGCCGCATCGGCGAGGAGCTCGGCCTGGACGGGCTGCTCGCCTACGTCACGCTCCAGTCGGGCATGGTGGCGCTCCACGAGGGCGACACGGGCGTCGCGGCCAAGATGTTCGAGGAGGCGCTCGCCGGGCACCGCGCCGCGCAGGAGGAGGTCGGCCAGGTGATGGCGCTGAACCGGCTGTGCCTGACCTGCTCCTTCGAGGGCGACTCCGAACGCGCCGCGGCCTACGGCGAGGAGGCCCTGCAGATCTGCGACGCCAGGGGCGATCACGTGCACCGGGCGTACGCCCTGATCGCGCTCGGCGTCGAGGCCTGGCGGCAGGGGGACTGCCCGCGCGCCGCCGAGACCGTGAAGCAGGGCCTGCGCGTGGTCGGCCCGCTGGACGACTGGCTCGGCGTGGGGTTGTGCCTGGAGGTGCTGGCCTGGATCGCCACCGGCGCGGACGCCCACGAGCGGACCGCCCGGCTGCTCGGGGCGCTGGCCGCCGTCTGGCGGGCCGTGGGCACGCCGCTGCCGGGGTTCGGGCACCTCGGCCGCTACCACGACGAGACGGAGGCGCGGGCCCGCGCCGCGCTCGGCGAGCCCGCCTACCGCGCCGCGTTCGCGCAGGGGCTCCGCATGTCCCTGGAGGAGGCGCTGACCTACGCCGTCGCCGAACAGGCGTGCCCCGCGACGCCCGGGCGCGCGCCGGAGCGGGCGCCGTCCCCGCTGACCCGCAGGGAGACCGAGATCTCCGGGCTCGTCGCCGAAGGGCTGAGCAACAAGGAGATCGCCGCGCGGCTGGTGATCGCCCAGCGCACGGCGGAGGGGCACATCGAGCACATCCTGAGCAAGCTGGGCTTCCACTCACGGGCGCAGATCGCGGTGTGGGTCGCCGAGCAGCGGCGCGCCCACGAGGGCGGCGGAGACGGCCCCTGA
- a CDS encoding aspartate aminotransferase family protein, whose translation MSLAERSAKGDIFVQPSVDGDLPGPRSAELLARQDRRESNARTYPRRLPIAVAEASGSFLRDVDGNVFIDFLTGAGVLSLGHNHPELVRTVTAQLARLTHGLDFPTPAKDAFTEAQLSMLPAPLRDRMKLHFCGPTGGDAVDAALKLCKTATGRGGVVAFQGAFHGSGHAAMAVSGLVRQKAPVADGVPGVHFFPYSYCARCPLDLAPRTCDTNCAAYLEHSLRDGNGGVGRPAAVIMEMVQGEGGAVPARPEFVRRVRALTRELDIPLIVDEVQTGGGRTGTWFAFERYDIEPDVIVASKALSGIGVPVAVILYDRRLDVWEPGAHIGTFRGNQLAFAAGAEAVRIIRRDDVLGNVRRRGEQVAGLLAPLAEKNPWVREARGAGLMWGVELADPRDGSPATGAARRVQASALRRGLVIEVGGRDDCVIRILPPLNVTADVVDTACSILIGAIEECCPVAA comes from the coding sequence ATGAGTCTCGCCGAGCGCAGCGCCAAAGGCGACATATTCGTGCAACCGAGCGTTGACGGCGACCTGCCCGGCCCGCGCTCGGCGGAACTGCTCGCCCGGCAGGACCGGCGCGAGTCCAACGCCCGCACGTACCCGCGGCGGCTGCCCATCGCCGTCGCCGAGGCGTCCGGCAGCTTCCTGCGCGACGTCGACGGCAACGTCTTCATCGACTTCCTGACCGGCGCGGGCGTCCTCTCGCTCGGGCACAACCACCCCGAGCTGGTGCGGACCGTGACGGCGCAGCTCGCCCGCCTCACCCACGGCCTCGACTTCCCCACCCCCGCCAAGGACGCGTTCACCGAGGCCCAGCTCTCCATGCTCCCCGCGCCGCTGCGCGACCGCATGAAGCTGCACTTCTGCGGCCCCACCGGCGGCGACGCCGTCGACGCGGCGCTCAAGCTGTGCAAGACCGCGACCGGGCGCGGCGGCGTCGTCGCCTTCCAGGGCGCCTTCCACGGCAGCGGCCACGCGGCGATGGCCGTCAGCGGCCTCGTGCGGCAGAAGGCGCCGGTCGCCGACGGCGTGCCGGGCGTCCACTTCTTCCCCTACTCCTACTGCGCGCGCTGCCCGCTGGACCTGGCCCCGCGGACGTGCGACACCAACTGCGCCGCCTACCTCGAACACTCGCTCAGGGACGGCAACGGCGGCGTCGGCCGCCCCGCCGCAGTGATCATGGAGATGGTGCAGGGCGAGGGGGGCGCGGTGCCGGCCCGGCCCGAGTTCGTCCGGCGCGTCCGGGCGCTGACCCGCGAGCTGGACATCCCGCTGATCGTGGACGAGGTGCAGACCGGCGGCGGGCGCACCGGCACGTGGTTCGCCTTCGAGCGCTATGACATCGAGCCGGACGTGATCGTCGCCTCCAAGGCGCTGAGCGGCATCGGCGTCCCCGTCGCGGTCATCCTGTACGACCGGCGGCTCGACGTCTGGGAGCCCGGCGCGCACATCGGCACCTTCCGCGGCAACCAGCTCGCGTTCGCCGCCGGGGCCGAGGCCGTGCGGATCATCCGCCGCGACGACGTGCTCGGCAACGTGCGCAGGCGCGGAGAGCAGGTGGCCGGGCTGCTGGCCCCGCTGGCCGAGAAGAACCCGTGGGTGCGCGAGGCGCGCGGCGCCGGCCTGATGTGGGGCGTCGAGCTGGCCGACCCCCGGGACGGGAGCCCCGCCACCGGCGCGGCCCGCCGCGTGCAGGCGTCCGCGCTGCGCCGGGGCCTGGTCATCGAGGTCGGCGGGCGCGACGACTGCGTGATCCGCATCCTTCCCCCGCTCAACGTGACCGCCGACGTGGTGGACACCGCCTGCTCCATCCTGATCGGCGCCATCGAGGAGTGCTGCCCGGTGGCGGCCTGA
- a CDS encoding SDR family oxidoreductase, with translation MTTTRPSSGPLAGPLAGKVALVAGATRGAGRGIARELGAAGATVYVTGRSTRGSRSEMNRPETIEETAELINEAGGTAIPVQVDHLEAEQVRSLAERVDREQGRLDILVNDIWGGDGLMEWHAKLWEHDLGRGLRMLRLAVDTHLITGHFLLPLMIRRPGGLLVEVTDGTSDYNARHYRLSAFYYLAKESVNRLGYGLGEELRPYGCTAVALTPGWLRSERMLEVFGVTEENWRDGGARDPHFLISETPSFAGRAVAALAADPDVARWNGRSLSSGGLAQVYGFTDLDGSRPDAWRYLEEVVDGGEPADADSYR, from the coding sequence ATGACGACGACACGACCTTCTTCGGGACCTCTGGCGGGACCTCTGGCGGGAAAGGTGGCGCTGGTCGCGGGGGCGACGCGCGGCGCGGGGCGGGGCATCGCCCGCGAGCTCGGCGCGGCGGGCGCCACGGTGTACGTGACCGGCCGCTCCACGCGCGGGTCACGCTCGGAGATGAACCGGCCCGAGACCATCGAGGAGACCGCCGAACTGATCAACGAGGCCGGGGGCACGGCGATCCCCGTCCAGGTGGACCACCTGGAGGCGGAGCAGGTCCGATCGCTCGCCGAGCGCGTCGACCGCGAGCAGGGCCGCCTGGACATCCTGGTCAACGACATCTGGGGCGGGGACGGCCTCATGGAATGGCACGCGAAGCTGTGGGAACACGACCTCGGCCGCGGCCTGCGCATGCTCAGGCTCGCCGTCGACACCCATCTCATCACCGGGCATTTCCTGCTGCCGCTGATGATCCGGCGTCCCGGCGGGCTCCTCGTCGAGGTCACCGACGGCACCTCCGACTACAACGCGCGCCACTACCGGCTGTCGGCGTTCTACTACCTGGCCAAGGAGTCGGTGAACCGGCTGGGCTACGGGCTCGGCGAGGAGCTGAGGCCGTACGGCTGCACCGCCGTCGCGCTCACCCCCGGCTGGCTGCGCTCCGAGCGCATGCTCGAAGTGTTCGGGGTCACCGAGGAGAACTGGCGGGACGGCGGCGCGCGCGACCCGCACTTCCTGATCTCCGAGACGCCGTCCTTCGCCGGCCGGGCGGTCGCCGCGCTGGCCGCCGACCCCGATGTGGCCCGCTGGAACGGACGGTCGCTGTCCAGCGGCGGGCTCGCCCAGGTGTACGGCTTCACCGACCTCGACGGCAGCCGGCCGGACGCCTGGAGGTACCTGGAGGAGGTCGTCGACGGGGGCGAGCCGGCCGACGCCGACTCCTACCGCTGA
- a CDS encoding TIGR03364 family FAD-dependent oxidoreductase → MTSGLLRRPERADVVVVGAGIVGLAHACEALARGRSVVVVERDERAVGASVRNFGHGCVTAQDGTALAYARTARDTWVRLARSAGFWLRESGTVVLARAEDEMAVLEEFHALRGEEAVPLDRAGVEARVPAGPDVLGGAWLPMDVRVDPREAVPAIAAWLAARGVRFLWGTAALTVEPGLVRTSRGELAAGHVVVAVGHDVDRHFPEIADEAGLVRCGLQMMRVRGPAAGAVDAAVLSGFSLMKYPGFASCPSLPALRDRLTGEHAELVAAGLNLMLTQRPDGDLTVGDTHAYARTLDPFGHEHLDQGILAQVANLLGGPLTVRERWRGVYASAPGRDFLVATPAPGVQVVSVTSGVGMTTAFGLAPAVLDGLLA, encoded by the coding sequence ATGACAAGTGGACTCCTCCGGCGGCCGGAGCGGGCCGACGTGGTCGTGGTGGGCGCCGGCATCGTCGGCCTCGCCCACGCCTGCGAGGCACTCGCCAGGGGCCGCTCCGTCGTGGTCGTGGAACGCGACGAACGCGCGGTCGGCGCGTCGGTGCGCAACTTCGGGCACGGCTGCGTCACCGCCCAGGACGGCACCGCGCTCGCCTACGCCAGGACGGCCAGGGATACCTGGGTGCGCCTGGCGAGGTCGGCCGGATTCTGGCTGCGCGAGAGCGGCACGGTCGTCCTCGCCCGGGCCGAGGACGAGATGGCCGTGCTGGAGGAGTTCCACGCGCTGCGCGGCGAGGAGGCCGTGCCCCTGGACCGCGCGGGCGTCGAGGCCCGGGTGCCGGCGGGCCCCGACGTCCTCGGCGGCGCGTGGCTGCCCATGGACGTCCGCGTGGACCCGCGCGAGGCCGTCCCCGCGATCGCGGCCTGGCTCGCCGCGCGGGGGGTCCGCTTCCTGTGGGGCACGGCGGCCCTCACCGTCGAGCCGGGCCTGGTCCGCACGAGCAGGGGCGAGCTGGCGGCCGGCCACGTGGTGGTCGCCGTCGGGCACGACGTGGACCGGCACTTCCCCGAGATCGCCGACGAGGCGGGGCTGGTCCGCTGCGGCCTGCAGATGATGCGGGTGCGCGGCCCGGCGGCGGGCGCCGTGGACGCGGCCGTCCTCAGCGGGTTCTCGCTGATGAAGTACCCCGGCTTCGCCTCCTGCCCGTCGCTGCCCGCGCTCCGGGACCGCCTGACCGGCGAGCACGCCGAGCTGGTGGCCGCCGGGCTGAACCTCATGCTCACCCAGCGCCCCGACGGCGACCTCACCGTCGGCGACACCCACGCCTACGCCCGCACGCTCGACCCGTTCGGCCACGAGCACCTGGACCAGGGCATCCTCGCCCAGGTCGCGAACCTGCTCGGCGGTCCGCTGACCGTGCGGGAGCGCTGGCGGGGCGTCTACGCCTCCGCGCCCGGCCGCGACTTCCTGGTCGCGACCCCGGCCCCCGGGGTCCAAGTGGTCTCGGTGACCTCGGGGGTCGGCATGACCACGGCGTTCGGGCTGGCCCCGGCCGTCCTGGACGGACTGCTCGCCTAG
- a CDS encoding helix-turn-helix transcriptional regulator, whose product MRASRLISAVLLLQSRETMTAAELARELEVSPRTIVRDMTALSAAGVPVYADRGRHGGYRLVGGYRTRLTGLSRPEAEALFLSGLTGPIRDMGLADAVTSARLKVLAALPPGLRDASARAGQRFHLDIPGWFAEAEPPPLLAELARAVWEDRTVELGYRRGDREVTRVARPYGLVLKSGVWYLVAHVPGPGGRATAEECRTYRVDRVVRVTPTGERFTRDEAFDLVDFWASGVAEFQASVLTDQITVRLTAAGVRALRHVVEPFAARFALDAAGEPDERGRVVTRLPVEPIEDVAFGVLLRLGPEVEVLDPPGLRVRMGEAARRMAALYGDAADDQR is encoded by the coding sequence ATGCGGGCCTCCCGGTTGATCTCGGCGGTGTTGCTGCTGCAGTCGCGCGAGACGATGACGGCCGCCGAGCTGGCGCGCGAGCTGGAGGTCTCGCCGCGCACGATCGTCCGCGACATGACGGCGCTGTCGGCCGCGGGCGTGCCCGTCTACGCCGACCGGGGCCGCCACGGCGGCTACCGCCTCGTCGGCGGGTACCGCACGCGGCTGACCGGCCTCAGCCGCCCGGAGGCCGAGGCCCTGTTCCTGTCCGGGCTCACCGGGCCGATCCGCGACATGGGCCTGGCCGACGCGGTGACCTCCGCCCGCCTGAAGGTCCTCGCCGCGCTCCCGCCCGGCCTGCGGGACGCCTCCGCGCGGGCCGGGCAGCGCTTCCACCTCGACATCCCCGGGTGGTTCGCCGAGGCCGAGCCGCCGCCGCTGCTGGCGGAGCTGGCCCGCGCGGTGTGGGAGGACCGGACCGTCGAGCTCGGGTACCGGCGCGGCGACCGCGAGGTGACCCGCGTGGCCCGGCCGTACGGGCTCGTGCTGAAGAGCGGCGTCTGGTACCTGGTGGCGCACGTCCCCGGCCCCGGCGGGCGGGCGACGGCCGAGGAGTGCAGGACCTACCGCGTGGACCGGGTCGTGCGGGTCACGCCCACCGGCGAGCGGTTCACCAGGGACGAGGCGTTCGACCTGGTGGACTTCTGGGCCTCCGGAGTGGCCGAGTTCCAGGCCTCGGTGCTCACCGACCAGATCACCGTGCGGCTCACCGCCGCGGGCGTGCGCGCGCTGCGGCACGTCGTCGAGCCGTTCGCCGCCAGGTTCGCCCTCGACGCCGCGGGCGAGCCCGACGAGCGCGGCCGGGTGGTCACCCGCCTGCCCGTCGAGCCGATCGAGGACGTCGCCTTCGGGGTGCTGCTGCGGCTCGGCCCCGAGGTCGAGGTCCTGGACCCGCCGGGGCTGCGCGTCCGCATGGGCGAGGCCGCACGGCGCATGGCGGCGCTGTACGGTGACGCCGCCGACGATCAGCGGTAG